In the Terriglobales bacterium genome, one interval contains:
- the queD gene encoding 6-carboxytetrahydropterin synthase QueD, with product MFEVTVEDTFAAGHALRGYRGKCENPHGHNYKVRVTLEGEKLDGIGLLFDFKDLKAVMADIIDRLDHQYLNDIEPFKAENPSAENLARYFYQETNGKLRSVANGRVRVKDVIVWETDTTTARYFEG from the coding sequence ATGTTCGAAGTCACGGTGGAAGACACATTCGCCGCCGGCCACGCTTTGCGCGGCTACCGGGGAAAGTGTGAGAACCCGCACGGCCACAATTACAAAGTACGGGTGACCCTTGAGGGCGAAAAGCTGGATGGCATCGGCCTGCTCTTCGATTTTAAGGACTTGAAAGCGGTGATGGCGGACATTATTGATCGGCTCGATCACCAGTATCTGAACGACATTGAGCCGTTCAAGGCGGAAAACCCTTCGGCAGAGAATCTCGCTCGATACTTTTACCAGGAGACGAACGGCAAGCTGCGTTCCGTGGCAAATGGTCGCGTGCGCGTAAAAGACGTCATTGTGTGGGAAACGGATACCACTACCGCCAGATACTTTGAGGGTTGA
- a CDS encoding 7-carboxy-7-deazaguanine synthase, translating to MQITEIYKSLQGESSYAGLPCIFVRLTACNLRCSWCDSEYTFTGGKKMTLEEVEREVHRLNGGAPDSPANPSNGTRHSTKLVEITGGEPMLQEREVVPLMQRLVADGYTVLLETSGERPLATVPKEVIKVVDVKCPHSGAADTFREANLEALTRHDEVKFVLSDRTDYEFARAFIEQQNLGRRVASVILSPAFRKDATGRRDSSHCLLDPRELTDWMLADGLQARLGLQLHKFIWDPAEKGV from the coding sequence ATGCAGATCACGGAGATTTACAAGTCGCTGCAGGGTGAATCTTCCTACGCCGGTCTGCCCTGCATCTTTGTGCGGCTCACTGCTTGCAACTTGCGCTGCTCGTGGTGCGACAGCGAGTACACCTTTACCGGCGGCAAGAAGATGACCTTGGAAGAAGTCGAGCGGGAAGTGCATCGGCTCAACGGCGGCGCACCGGATTCGCCAGCAAATCCCAGCAACGGCACGCGCCACTCCACCAAGCTGGTGGAGATCACCGGCGGCGAGCCTATGCTGCAGGAGCGCGAAGTGGTTCCGCTAATGCAGCGACTGGTGGCCGATGGGTACACAGTACTGCTCGAAACCAGCGGCGAACGGCCGCTGGCGACCGTTCCCAAAGAGGTGATCAAGGTCGTAGATGTAAAGTGCCCGCATTCTGGCGCCGCAGATACCTTCCGGGAAGCAAACCTGGAGGCGCTTACGAGGCACGACGAAGTAAAGTTTGTGCTCAGTGACCGCACCGACTATGAATTTGCTCGCGCATTTATAGAGCAGCAGAATCTTGGCCGGCGAGTGGCGTCCGTGATCCTCTCACCCGCGTTCCGCAAGGACGCAACCGGAAGACGAGACAGCTCGCATTGCCTGCTCGATCCCCGCGAGTTGACGGACTGGATGCTGGCGGACGGCCTGCAAGCCCGCCTCGGATTGCAGTTGCATAAGTTCATCTGGGACCCGGCGGAAAAAGGAGTGTGA
- the queC gene encoding 7-cyano-7-deazaguanine synthase QueC — translation MTSKLLDTRNIDTRKVPADPRHKARAVVLLSGGMDSCVCAALAVRDYDAAALHVSYGQRTEKRERQAFLAICDRLRIRQRLMVRNDSLHAVGGSALTDPDLAVPTASEVIGGEIPITYVPFRNAHFLSTAVSWAEVLGAEKVLMGAVQQDSSGYPDCRPDYYQAFNEVVRRGTREGRIEIATPLIAMRKSQIVRLGLELGAPFDLTWSCYSREDRACGICDSCVLRLRAFQNAGAHDPIPYLEPAVSGTGD, via the coding sequence ATGACATCTAAGTTGTTGGACACTCGAAATATTGATACTAGGAAGGTTCCAGCTGATCCCAGGCATAAGGCCCGGGCTGTTGTGTTATTGAGCGGCGGGATGGATTCCTGCGTTTGCGCCGCCTTAGCGGTTCGCGATTATGATGCTGCGGCGTTGCACGTCAGCTATGGGCAACGCACGGAAAAGCGGGAGCGGCAGGCGTTTCTCGCGATTTGCGATCGGCTGCGTATTCGCCAGCGGCTGATGGTACGAAATGACTCGTTGCACGCGGTTGGCGGTTCGGCGCTTACAGATCCTGATCTTGCCGTTCCAACCGCGAGTGAGGTGATTGGCGGCGAAATACCCATCACCTATGTGCCTTTTCGCAACGCGCATTTCTTGTCCACCGCGGTGAGTTGGGCCGAAGTGCTGGGCGCGGAGAAAGTATTAATGGGCGCTGTGCAGCAGGACAGCTCGGGCTATCCTGACTGCCGCCCGGATTATTACCAGGCCTTTAACGAGGTGGTACGAAGAGGTACGCGAGAGGGACGCATTGAAATTGCGACGCCGCTGATAGCCATGCGCAAATCGCAGATCGTGCGCCTGGGCCTTGAATTGGGCGCGCCCTTCGATTTAACGTGGTCTTGCTATAGCCGGGAAGACCGCGCCTGCGGGATCTGCGACAGCTGCGTTTTGCGGCTGCGCGCGTTTCAAAATGCGGGTGCGCACGACCCTATTCCTTACCTGGAACCGGCAGTTTCGGGCACAGGCGATTAG
- a CDS encoding tetratricopeptide repeat protein, translated as MKQRLSILLVTLVIAALCAPSAWSQATATVKGVAKDMQGQPVAGATVNYVNQDTGQKYDIKTNKKGEFFSLGIAPGKYKISLISNGQVLFFFNGVQVSLGNEENVTNFDLQKESADAKARGQAQMTPEQKAAQEKAQKENLTIKALNEKLAAATQAQQAGNFDQAIAVMKEATAMDPNRDVLWAKLGNVYSDAAKKSETTDRPAAAQLYAQSAESYQKALALKPSGAVYNNLGQALAKSGKTDDAIKAYNQAAQVDPPNAAMYYFNLGATLTNTGKIDDAVQAFDKTIAADPNRAEAYYWKGVNLLGKATLKGDKMVAPEGTSEAFNKYLELQPTGPYAEPAKQMLASMGASVETSYGKKKAKK; from the coding sequence ATGAAGCAGCGTTTATCAATATTGTTGGTGACACTGGTGATTGCGGCGCTGTGTGCTCCGTCTGCCTGGTCGCAAGCCACTGCCACGGTGAAGGGTGTTGCCAAAGACATGCAGGGACAACCGGTGGCCGGCGCCACGGTGAATTACGTCAATCAGGACACGGGTCAAAAGTACGACATTAAGACCAATAAGAAGGGTGAATTCTTCTCGCTGGGTATTGCTCCGGGCAAATACAAGATCAGCCTAATCAGCAATGGCCAGGTCTTGTTCTTTTTCAACGGAGTGCAGGTCTCACTGGGTAACGAAGAAAATGTTACCAACTTCGATCTGCAAAAGGAATCGGCAGACGCTAAGGCGCGCGGCCAGGCACAGATGACGCCTGAGCAGAAAGCAGCCCAGGAAAAGGCCCAAAAGGAAAATCTCACCATCAAGGCGCTGAACGAAAAACTGGCAGCCGCCACCCAGGCGCAACAGGCCGGTAACTTCGATCAGGCAATCGCGGTCATGAAAGAAGCAACGGCCATGGATCCTAATCGCGATGTCCTGTGGGCCAAGTTGGGAAATGTATATAGCGACGCGGCAAAGAAGTCCGAAACAACTGACCGTCCTGCGGCAGCCCAGCTCTATGCGCAATCGGCTGAGTCCTATCAGAAAGCTCTTGCCTTGAAACCCAGCGGGGCTGTTTACAACAACCTGGGGCAGGCCTTGGCAAAGTCCGGCAAGACGGATGACGCGATCAAGGCTTACAACCAGGCAGCGCAAGTGGATCCCCCGAATGCGGCTATGTACTATTTCAATCTGGGCGCAACCCTGACCAATACCGGCAAAATAGATGATGCCGTGCAGGCCTTTGATAAGACGATTGCCGCGGATCCCAACCGGGCTGAGGCTTACTATTGGAAGGGCGTTAATTTGCTGGGGAAAGCCACTCTGAAAGGCGACAAAATGGTGGCGCCCGAGGGTACTTCGGAAGCTTTCAACAAGTACCTTGAGCTTCAGCCTACCGGCCCCTATGCTGAACCAGCCAAGCAGATGCTGGCTTCAATGGGCGCTTCGGTGGAAACCAGCTACGGGAAGAAGAAGGCCAAGAAATAA